From the genome of Methylocystis bryophila, one region includes:
- a CDS encoding Crp/Fnr family transcriptional regulator, which yields MSESPLRDFPFFANVDNAILQRLATEAKIETYEASAVLFRQGERVTALTFVLRGFVKLTRTAANGDETLISMRTEGASLNEAAARADETHHYSAEAVGPATALKIPAGRLARFMAENPSLALAALADAKRTVAELTGEIESLKAHSAEHRLMRFLISFCPPEEDRCHFRLPYDKRFVAARLGVTQETLSRSFARLRAYGVRTEARGIGIESVARLRAQFEDKARDARVE from the coding sequence ATGTCTGAATCGCCGTTGCGAGATTTTCCGTTTTTTGCGAACGTCGACAATGCGATCTTGCAACGCCTTGCGACGGAAGCGAAGATTGAAACCTATGAAGCCAGCGCCGTCCTTTTCCGCCAGGGAGAACGGGTCACGGCGCTGACTTTCGTCCTGCGCGGTTTCGTCAAGCTCACGCGAACAGCGGCCAATGGCGACGAAACGCTGATCAGCATGCGCACGGAAGGGGCAAGCCTCAACGAGGCCGCGGCGCGCGCCGACGAGACGCATCATTATTCCGCGGAGGCGGTGGGGCCGGCGACGGCGCTGAAGATTCCGGCGGGCCGGCTTGCTCGGTTCATGGCCGAGAATCCTTCGCTCGCCCTAGCGGCGCTCGCCGACGCCAAGCGCACCGTCGCCGAGCTCACAGGCGAGATCGAGTCGCTGAAAGCGCATAGCGCGGAGCATAGGCTGATGCGCTTTCTCATTTCCTTTTGCCCGCCGGAAGAGGATCGCTGCCATTTTCGTTTGCCATACGACAAGCGGTTCGTCGCGGCGCGTCTCGGCGTGACGCAGGAGACCCTTTCGCGCTCGTTCGCAAGGCTGCGCGCCTATGGCGTTCGCACTGAAGCGCGGGGGATCGGAATCGAGAGCGTCGCAAGGTTGCGCGCTCAGTTCGAGGACAAGGCGCGCGACGCGAGAGTTGAGTAA
- the metW gene encoding methionine biosynthesis protein MetW, producing MTTQAQKRFDLAVVADMVAPGSRVLDVGCGDGLLLEMLARNRQVDGRGVELSQRGVNDCVAKGLPVIQGDADTDLADYPKDSFDYVILSQTLQATQRPRVVLEHMLRIGRRAIVSFPNFGHWRVRMQLLLRGRMPRATNLQYSWYETPNIHLCTIKDFVDLAEEAGAVIERGMALDRAGAPFRVAAPLAMMNLFGAQAIFLLKRGRDLRG from the coding sequence GTGACGACGCAGGCGCAAAAAAGATTTGATCTCGCCGTCGTCGCCGACATGGTCGCGCCGGGAAGCCGCGTTCTCGACGTCGGATGCGGCGACGGGCTGCTCTTGGAGATGCTCGCGAGAAACAGGCAGGTCGACGGCCGCGGCGTCGAGCTGTCGCAGAGAGGCGTCAATGATTGCGTCGCCAAAGGCTTGCCAGTTATCCAGGGCGACGCCGACACGGACCTCGCCGATTATCCCAAGGACAGCTTCGACTACGTGATCCTCTCGCAAACCTTGCAGGCCACGCAGCGCCCGCGAGTCGTGCTCGAGCACATGCTACGAATTGGCCGGCGCGCGATCGTTTCCTTCCCGAATTTCGGCCATTGGCGCGTGCGCATGCAGCTTTTGCTCCGAGGCCGCATGCCGCGGGCGACAAATCTTCAATACAGCTGGTATGAGACGCCCAATATTCACCTCTGCACGATCAAGGATTTTGTCGATCTTGCGGAAGAAGCGGGAGCCGTCATCGAGCGCGGCATGGCTCTCGATCGCGCCGGCGCGCCTTTTCGCGTCGCGGCGCCCTTGGCGATGATGAATCTTTTTGGCGCGCAGGCGATCTTTTTGCTCAAGCGCGGTCGCGACTTAAGGGGCTGA